Genomic window (Lynx canadensis isolate LIC74 chromosome A1, mLynCan4.pri.v2, whole genome shotgun sequence):
aagTAATATTAATAAACTTCCATTACCAGCTTTACAGAGATCATAAAAACTTCCACTGCTATATGGTATCAATAACACTACTATCCTCATGACTTAgtatatgaaacaaaaacatcAGGAAGAGAACCAGGTTCAGTACCTTAACTGATCATCATTGTTCCTCATTAGTCAGCCAGCAATAGATCTGGTTTGCCATAAGAGCTGTGGGTTTGAGATAATTATATTAACTTCCAAACAGAAACCTAATTCTAAGCACAATCTtagcatttgttgttgttgttgttgtttttaatttttaggataagattagaatttgttttttcacTCATCATTCCTTTATCTTACATGTTAACCACATACATGTGAAGTGGCTATGATATGccatttacataataaaatatttactgctttGCAGCTTTGGCTCTACACTGGGTCTAAAATACTCTGATTACAGAGCTTTCTCAAGATCTTTGATCTTTGTTTCATAAGAATTGTGTATGCTCTGCATACATAGTATAAGCCACACCTACATTTTCCAACTTTCCCTCTCTACCTGTTTTTCCCCTGCTCTGCTTTCTGCTATGCCTTTCATTTCATTACTCATTCATTTCTAAAAAAGATGTAGTGACCACTCATTCTTCTGAAAAATTCTGAAACAAAGAAAGATACTATATCCATAaataggaagattcaatattgttaagatatcaattttcctcaaattaatctatagattTAAAACAATGCCAGTCATAATCCATCAGGCGTTTTTAGTGGAAATTGATAATCTGCTTCTGAAATGtacaaaggaactagaatagacAAAACgatcttcaaaaagaagaaaataagtatttACACTATCTTCTTGATAGTGTAATCAAGAATCTATCTTGATTCAAGATCTTGCTTGAAGATCTTGCTTCAAGATCTACCATACATATGCAGTAACCAAGACAGAATAATTCTGGTGTAAATCAGTGAAACAATAAGGAGCTCGGAAATAGGCCCACCTTATCAGATTGTTCAGTTGTCTACAAAGGCACTAAAACAATGCAATGGGGGAAAAGGAAGCCTAAGAATGATGCTGGAAGAATTGAATAATTACATTAGAACACATAAACATAAAAGGTAAACATGTAACaatgtttttagaagaaaacaggttttTGGGAGTTGGAagagagaagttttattttaaggcCACAATAATCAATAAccataaaagagaaattattttattttatttaataaaataaaaaattattttattttatttaataaaataaaaaattatttttattttattttattataatgctGAGTAAATTACTCttcatcagaattttaaaaaacctttgttCATCACACAACACAATTAAGAAATTGAATAGGTAAGCAAAATCCCAGGagaaaaatattcatgaattATGTATCTGACAAAGGTCCATATATATTTCTGAAGAGGTAACctacatcattagtcatcagagaaataaaaattaagatcacAATAAGATGCCACTCCATACCTaccaaaatgtttgaaatttaaaaagacacaacaTAAAATGTTTGTGAGTATATTAACCAACTAGAATTCTCAAACCCTGGTAGCtggagtgtaaaatggtacaaaaatcttagaaaaactTTTGGTAGATTCTCATAAAACTAGATGTATACTTTACCCTATAACTCTGCAATTCTGCTCGTAGGTAGTCaccaaatagaaattaaaatatatgctcGTATAAAGACCTaaaacaaatgttcatagcatctTTATTTATGTTAGATTAAAaactggaagcagcccaagtgtccatgaaaaaaaaatagataaattatcaTGTACTCAGCTTTTTCCCAACGGTTTGCCACCAGAACACAGGTACCATGAAAACCATCCCTAAACCTAAAccaaaatgggaaaggaagactTTCATATGATCATCATTGTCATTGGAAATGTAGATTCAGGCATGTCTACCATTACTGGTCATCTGATCTACAAATGTGGTGGGATTGACAAAGAACTATTGAAAAATTTGAGAAGGAGGCTGCTGAGATGGGAAAAGGCTCTTGCAAGTATGCCTGGGTCTGGACAAACTGAAAGCTGAATGTGAATGTGGTATCACCATTGATATCTCCCTGTCGAAATTCAAGACCAGCAAGTATTATGTGACCATCGTTGATGCCCCAAGACACGGAGACTTTATCAAAAATGTGATTAGAGGCACATCTTAGGCTGACTGTGCTGTCCTGATTGTTGATGCTGGTGTTGGTGAATTTGAAGCAGGTCTCTCCAAGAATGGACAGCCACCAACTTGTTCACCAACTTGACCAAGCAACAAGTCCTTGCCCCTCTACGATGCCTCCAAAAGTGGTGGTATTGGTACTGTCCCTGTGGTCCTAATGGAGACTGGCATTCCTAAACCTGGTGTGGTGGTCACCTTCGCTCCAGTCAATGTTACAACTGAAGTAAAGTCTGTTGAAATGCACCATGAAGCTTTGAGTGAGGTTCTTCCTGGGGACAACGTGGGCTTCACTGTCAAGAACGTGTCTGTCAGAGATGTTCACTGTGGCAATGTGGCTGGTGACAGCAAAAATGGCCCACCAATGAAAGCAGTTGGCTTCACAGCTCGGGTGATTATCTTGAACCATCCAGGCCAAATCAGTGCCGGATATGCACCTCTGCTGAATGGTCACACAGCTCACATTGCCTGCAGGTTCGCTGAGCAGAAGGAGAAGATTGTCATTCTGGAAAAAAAGCTGGAAGATGGTCCCAAGCTCTTGAAATCTGGTGATGTTGCCATCGTTGATATGGTTCCTATGTGTGTTGAGAGCTACTCTGACTATCCTCCTCTGGGCCATTTTGCTCTTTGTAACATGAGACAGACAGTTGCTGTTGGTATCATCAAAGCAGTGGGCAAGAAGGCAGCTGGAAGTGGCAAGGTCACCAAGTCTGCCCAGAAGCTCAGAAGGCTAAATGAATGTATCACCAATACCTGCCACCCCAGTCTTAATCAGTGATGGAAGAATGGTCTCAGAACTGTTTGTGTCAATTGGCCATTTAAGTTTAATAGTAAAAGACTGGTTAATGATAACAATGCATTGTAAAACcttcagaaggaaagggaaatattttggggacaacttgtgtgtgtgtggcaaaagTCAGTACTTTTTACAGACACAACTTGACCAAATATCTGTCAAAGAATTTTGAGatccattaaaacaaaagtttaatgagaaataaacaaaacaaaaatcaactatGGTATACTCAGTCAATGGAATACTATTaagcaaagaaatgaacaaattactAATACATACAATGTTGATGTGCCTGAAAATTTTTGAGGTACCTGAGGTACCTGAGTAAAAGATACCTTATACAGAAgtgtacatattttattgttcgatttatatgaagttctataATAGGTAAAACTAATCTCTGGtggaaaaaataaccaaaacagtaGGTGTCTTTGGGGAATATGCAAAAGGTTTGATCAGGAAGGGGCCCAAGAAAACTTTCTGGGAAGATAACGATATTCCTTATCTTGACAAATCTTTGGGTTACATAGATATTCCTGTACAACAAAAGTTATCATATGGTGCACTTAAGATTTGTGCAATTCACTGTATGgcaatttaaagtttatttatttgagagagagagagagagcacacacaagagaaagagtatgagcagggaggggcagagatggagagagagaatcccaaacaggctccatgttctgcACAGAGCAGGgttgactgtgagatcatgatctgagccaaaaccaagagtcggacactcaaccaactgagtcacccaggtgccccgcactGTATGGCAatttaaactaaagaaaaagctataaacaaatattgaactctAGTTAAGGGCACGCATCCTGAAGTGTTTAGGGGTGAAGGGTACTGATATTGGCaacttactttaaaatgtatCTGTAATGAGACAGATTGatgaaatgtcagagaaatggATGGTTGGATAGATATGTGACAAAGCAGAGTGAGCAAAacgcttattttattttttaaaagattttttaaatgttgatttatttttgagacacacacacacacacacacacacacacacccacacacaccatgagcgggggagggacagaaagagatggagacacagaatccacacagatggagacacaggctctgagctgtcagcacacagcccgatgtggggcttgaaccacaaactgtgagatcatgacttgagccaaagtcggacccataaccgactgagccacccaagtgcccaaaatgtatattttaacatcTAGATTGTGTTCAAGTCAAGCTTCTtatatctttgaaattttttgttaataaaatatgggataaaagcagtaaaaaaaaatgaaagttaattttaaaatttagtgatGCTTATACTAAATAAGCTTCTAATTTGAAATTATCTGACtcaatatattatatgtattataagaagataatttattaaatggcaacaaaaaaagagagctgTGAatgaaaaaactgtttttaaagtgctaaaagaatCTGAGTGCCATGGGattgagtttgatttttttttttttatgggatcTACAGgtggttggttttattttatttttttttttatgaaatttattgacaaattggtttccatacaacacccagtgctcatcccaaaaggtgccctcctcaatacccatcacccaccctcccctccctcccaccccccatcaaccctcagtttgttctcagtttttaacaatctcttatgctttggctctctcccactctaacctcttttttttttttttccttcccctcccccatgggttcctgttaagtttctcaggatccacataagagtgaaaccatatggtatctgtctttctctgtatggcttatttcacttagcattacactctccagttccatccacgttgctacaaagggccatatttcattttttctcattgccacatagtattccatgtgtatataaaccacaatttctttatccattcatcagttgatggacatttaggctctttccataatttggctattgttgagagtgctgctatgaacattggggtacaagtgcccctatgcatcagtactcctgtatcccttggataaattcctagcagtgctattgctgggtcatagggtaggtctatttttaattttctgaggaacctccacactgctttccagagcggctgcaccaatttgcattcccaccaacagtgcaagagggttcccgtttctccacatcctctccagcatctatagtctcctgatttgttcattttggccactctgactggcgtgaggtgatacctgagtgtggttttgatttgtatttccctgataaggagcgacgctgagcatcttttcatgtgcctgttggccatctggatgtcttctttcgagaagtgtctattcatgttttctgcccatttcttcactgggttatttgtttttcgggtgtggagtttggtgagctctttatagattttagatactagccctttgtccgatatgtcatttgcaaatatcttttcccattccgttggttgccttttagttttgttggttgtttcctttgctgtgcagaagctttttatcttcataaggtcccagtaattcacttttgcttttaattcccttgcctttggggatgtgtcaagtaagagattgctacggctgaggtcagagaggtcttttcctgctttctcctctagggttctgatggtttcctgtctcacatttaggtcctttatccattttgagtttatttttgtaaatggtgtgagaaagtggtctagtttcaaccttctgcatgttgctgtccagttctcccagcaccatttgttaaagaggctgtcttttttccattggatgttctttcctgctttgtcaaagatgagttggccatacgtttgtgggtctagttctggggtttctattctattccattggtctgtgtgtctgttattttgccaataccatgctgtcttgatgatgacagctttgtagtagaggctgaagtctgggattgtgatgcctcctgctttggtcttcttcttcaaaattcctttggctattcggggccttttgtggttccatatgaattttaggattgcttgttctagtttcgagaagaatgctggtgcaattttgattgggattgcattgaatgtgtagatagctttgggtagtattgacattttgacaatatttatttttccaatccatgagcagggaatgtctttccatttctttaaatcttcttcaattaccttcataagctttctgtagttttcagcatacagatcctttacatctttggttagatttattcctaggtattttatgcttcttggtgcaatggtgaatgggatcattttctttatttgtctttctgttgcttcattgttagtgtataagaatgcaactgatttctggacattgattttgtatcctgcaattttgctgaattcatgtatcagttctagcagacttttggtggagtctatcggattttccatgtataatatcatgtcatctgcaaaaagcgaaagcttgacttcatctttgccaattttgatgcctttgatttccttttgttgtctgattgctgatgctagaacttccagcactatgttaaacaacagcggtgagagtgggcatccctgtcgtgttcctgatctcagggaaaaagctctcagtttttccccgttgaggatgatgttagctgtgggcttttcataaatggcttttatgatctttaagtatgttccttctatcccgactttctcaaggtttttattaagaaagggtgctggattttgtcaaaggccttttctgcatcgattgacaggatcatatggttcttctctttttttttgttaatgtgatgtatcacgttgattgatttgcgaatgttgaaccagccctgcatcccgggaatgaatcccacttgatcatggtgaataattctttttatatgctgttgaattcgatttgctagtatcttattgagaattttggcatccatattcatcagggatattggcctgtagttctcttttttgactgggtctctgtctggtttaggaatcaaagtaatactggcttcatagaatgagtctggaagttttccttccctttctatttcttggaatagcttgagaaggataggtattatctctgctttaaatgtctggtagaactcccctgggaagccatctggtcctggactcttatttgttgggagatttttgataaccgattcaatttcttcgctggttatgggtctgttcaagctttctatttcctcctgattgagttttggaagagtgtgggtgttcaggaatgtgtccatttcttccaggttgtccaatttgttggcatataatttttcatagtattccctgataattgtttgtatctctgagggattggttgtaatcattccattttcattcatgattttatctagagtttgatttttttttacccaacATTTTCAGTAAAACACTTGTAACCATGATAGCATATTTGATTTTACCATATAGAATAAGATTCACACTTAAATtagtatgtaaaatttttaaattgaaagagaCCTTAGCAATCATCTTTTAATCCCTTTGTTTTAAAGATGTGAAAGCTGATGTCCTCAAGGACTGTGAGTTTACTCtaagtcacaaagctagtaaataCCAGCAtgtttaccaaaaacaaaacaaaacaaaacaaaactgtgaaatcTGATTCATTTCCCTTTGAAGTTCTC
Coding sequences:
- the LOC115523119 gene encoding LOW QUALITY PROTEIN: elongation factor 1-alpha 1-like (The sequence of the model RefSeq protein was modified relative to this genomic sequence to represent the inferred CDS: inserted 2 bases in 2 codons; substituted 1 base at 1 genomic stop codon), whose translation is MGKEDFHMIIIVIGNVDSGMSTITGHLIYKCGGIDXRTIEKFEKEAAEMGKGSCKYAWXLDKLKAECECGITIDISLSKFKTSKYYVTIVDAPRHGDFIKNVIRGTSXADCAVLIVDAGVGEFEAGLSKNGQPPTFNVTTEVKSVEMHHEALSEVLPGDNVGFTVKNVSVRDVHCGNVAGDSKNGPPMKAVGFTARVIILNHPGQISAGYAPLLNGHTAHIACRFAEQKEKIVILEKKLEDGPKLLKSGDVAIVDMVPMCVESYSDYPPLGHFALCNMRQTVAVGIIKAVGKKAAGSGKVTKSAQKLRRLNEYYADGRVKSSHLRRPNHSTKMASMFPMEASPSSPWAFLRLDTVNHCSYRSAPRTPLSLRFPPTSLATPFLVACPHLKLTSGSKKSDGRSPFSIAFLTPYKCRLMPGIPAILKGCYLLLAVTCIFLMTDDNGNNDNDDAPQALGYGQQQRALWLAVDLDIQIREHLQDVFTVDWAHWT